A genomic region of Oryza glaberrima chromosome 1, OglaRS2, whole genome shotgun sequence contains the following coding sequences:
- the LOC127765062 gene encoding uncharacterized protein LOC127765062 isoform X4 → MANFYSGVLIFSVLLISLWTVTPVLSHSELDYGRRAKNEKTPNDGNDMSKEIGKGEEQHVNQEAADAAVVLKTKEEIAKRTAEHIQSTIGSSRVAIHEKEELLEKTAEVMSHMAGEVSDQLSKVAKEHTKIAVGSIATALKFKQEVLKQAAQRVKDVSEDVHMATKAKQEILQNVAHDMGKVAGDMATSMAKMAEVAAGVAGGAAAGVATGIAGGFAGGARVHVSGGIHANIHISASASAHAKASAAASAGVGAKASKSVSGNVGNNAEEYAGANGNVHGKAKAGISAGFGISAGATVAAGIGANARVGGDAQTNAKAGVGAGVGISGDAKVASGIGAQAGVGADANANAKAGIGAGVGISGGAKVGADIGAKAGVGGNANAKAGVGASVGISGGAKVGAEIGAKAGVGGDVNAKAGIGAGVGISGGAKVGADNGAKAGVGANANANAKAGIGARVGISGGAKVGADIGAKAGVGGDAYTKAKAGVGAGVRISGGAKVAGGIGANAGVGADANANAKAGIGAGVGISGAAKVGADIGVKAGVGDDVNTKAGIGAGVGISGGAKVGADIGAKAGVGADANANAKAGIGAGAGISGGAKVGVDIGAKAGVGADANAKAGIGAGVGISGGAKVGADIGAKAGVGGDTYTKAKAGVGAGVGISGGAKVGAEIGAKAGVGADANANAKAGIGAGVGISGRAKVGAGIGAKARIGANANANAKAGIGAGVGISGGAKVDADIGAKAGVGADANANAKAGIVAGAGISGGAKVGADIGAKAGVGGGANAKAGIGAGVGISGGAKVGADIGAKAGVAGDANAKAGIGAGVGISGGAKVGADIGAKAGVGADANANAKAGIGAGVGISGGAKVGADIGAKAGVGGDAYTKAKAGVGAGVGISGGAKVGVDIGAKAGVGADANANAKAGIGAGVGISGGAKVGGGIGVNAGVGGDAKANANAGVGANAKAGVGARIGGSIGAKADVGGDAKANVDAGAAISKDAKIDAGISKEDKINASIGGNAGANANASVGAGVGLGIGAGITGGAKVGGGIGANAGVGGDAKANADVGINAGAGISKDAKIGASISKEDNISAGIGGNAGVNANAGIGAGAGLGIGAGILGGAKVGGGIGANAGVGGDAKANANTGLNADAGISKDAKIGASISKEDKINAGVGGNAGANANAGVGISAGLSGGAKVGGDIGANAGVGGNAKANADAGLNAGAGISKEDKISAGIGGNAGANVNAGVGAGVGIGIGAGISGGAKVGGGIGANAGVGVDAKANADAGLNAGAGIAKYDKIGVGISKEDKISAGIGGNAGANANAGVGVGANLGIGASISGGAKVGGGIGANAGVGGDAKANADADASGGGSGGAVGGQAGANANANANAGANVGIGASKHIGFGFGAGGSFHFRASAKAHANANAAISGSEGSNIAAGASASKSVGAGIGAGVGVHTGMNIGFHGGIGGNANVGSNAGIGASGKKNNDVEEEKGKSAEASTNKEYGSAN, encoded by the exons ATGGCGAACTTCTATAGCGGTGTTCTAATCTTCTCTGTGTTGCTCATCTCACTATGGACGGTGACTCCGGTGCTGTCCCATAGTGAGTTGGACTACGGACGCCG GGCGAAGAATGAGAAAACGCCAAATGATGGCAATGATATGAGCAAGGAAATTGGAAAAGGGGAAGAGCAACATGTAAACCAGGAAGCAGCTGATGCTGCTGTTGTCCTAAAGACCAAAGAAGAAATTGCTAAACGTACAGCAGAACACATACAAAGTACCATTGGAAGTTCACGAGTTGCAATACATGAAAAAGAGGAGTTACTAGAGAAAACAGCTGAGGTAATGAGCCATATGGCAGGAGAGGTCTCAGATCAACTCTCTAAAGTAGCAAAGGAACACACGAAGATTGCTGTGGGTAGCATTGCAACTGCACTCAAGTTTAAGCAAGAAGTCCTAAAGCAGGCTGCACAACGTGTGAAGGATGTTTCAGAAGATGTTCATATGGCGACTAAGGCAAAGCAGGAAATCTTGCAAAACGTGGCCCATGATATGGGCAAAGTTGCAGGAGACATGGCAACCAGCATGGCTAAGATGGCTGAGGTTGCAGCAG GAGTGGCTGGTGGTGCAGCGGCAGGAGTAGCTACTGGAATTGCTGGGGGTTTTGCTGGTGGTGCTCGGGTTCATGTATCTGGAGGTATACATGCAAATATTCATATTAGTGCTAGCGCTAGTGCCCATGCTAAAGCTAGTGCGGCTGCAAGTGCTGGGGTTGGAGCTAAAGCGAGTAAAAGTGTCAGTGGCAATGTAGGCAACAACGCAGAAGAATATGCAGGTGCCAACGGTAATGTCCATGGAAAAGCAAAAGCTGGTATCAGTGCTGGTTTTGGTATCTCCGCGGGTGCTACAGTTGCTGCTGGCATAGGAGCGAATGCTAGAGTTGGCGGTGATGCACAGACAAATGCAAAAGCCGGTGTAGGTGCTGGTGTTGGTATATCTGGAGACGCCAAAGTTGCTAGTGGCATTGGAGCGCAGGCGGGAGTTGGTGCTGATGcgaatgcaaatgcaaaagccGGTATAGGTGCTGGTGTTGGTATCTCGGGAGGTGCTAAAGTTGGCGCTGACATCGGAGCGAAGGCAGGAGTTGGTGGTAACGCCAATGCAAAAGCTGGTGTCGGTGCTAGTGTTGGTATCTCGGGAGGTGCTAAAGTTGGCGCTGAGATTGGAGCAAAGGCGGGAGTTGGTGGTGACGTGAATGCAAAAGCCGGTATAGGTGCTGGAGTTGGTATCTCAGGAGGCGCTAAAGTTGGCGCTGACAATGGAGCGAAGGCGGGAGTTGGTGCTAATGcgaatgcaaatgcaaaagccGGTATAGGTGCTAGAGTTGGTATCTCAGGAGGCGCTAAAGTTGGCGCTGACATTGGAGCGAAGGCGGGAGTTGGTGGTGATGCGTATACAAAGGCAAAAGCCGGTGTCGGTGCTGGTGTTAGGATCTCAGGAGGCGCTAAAGTTGCCGGTGGCATTGGAGCGAACGCGGGAGTTGGTGCTGATGcgaatgcaaatgcaaaagccGGTATAGGTGCTGGAGTTGGTATCTCGGGAGCCGCTAAAGTTGGCGCTGACATTGGAGTGAAGGCGGGAGTTGGTGATGACGTGAATACAAAAGCCGGTATAGGTGCTGGTGTTGGTATCTCGGGAGGTGCTAAAGTTGGCGCTGACATCGGAGCGAAGGCTGGAGTTGGTGCTGACGcgaatgcaaatgcaaaagcTGGTATAGGTGCTGGAGCTGGCATCTCGGGAGGCGCTAAAGTTGGCGTAGATATTGGAGCGAAGGCGGGAGTTGGTGCTGACGCGAATGCAAAAGCTGGTATAGGTGCTGGCGTTGGTATCTCGGGAGGCGCTAAAGTTGGCGCTGACATTGGAGCGAAGGCGGGAGTTGGTGGTGACACGTATACAAAGGCAAAAGCCGGTGTCGGTGCCGGTGTTGGGATCTCTGGAGGAGCTAAAGTTGGCGCTGAAATCGGAGCGAAGGCTGGAGTTGGTGCTGacgcaaatgcaaatgcaaaagccGGTATAGGTGCTGGAGTTGGTATCTCGGGACGCGCTAAAGTTGGCGCTGGTATCGGAGCGAAGGCTAGAATTGGTGCTAACGcgaatgcaaatgcaaaagcTGGTATAGGTGCTGGTGTTGGTATCTCGGGAGGCGCTAAAGTTGACGCTGACATCGGAGCGAAGGCTGGAGTTGGTGCTGACGcgaatgcaaatgcaaaagcTGGTATAGTTGCTGGAGCTGGTATCTCGGGAGGCGCTAAAGTTGGCGCAGATATTGGAGCGAAGGCGGGTGTTGGTGGTGGAGCGAATGCAAAAGCCGGTATAGGTGCTGGTGTTGGTATATCGGGAGGTGCCAAAGTTGGTGCTGACATTGGAGCGAAGGCGGGAGTTGCTGGTGACGCGAATGCAAAAGCTGGTATAGGTGCTGGTGTTGGTATCTCGGGAGGTGCTAAAGTTGGCGCTGACATCGGAGCGAAGGCAGGAGTTGGTGCTGATGcgaatgcaaatgcaaaagccGGTATAG GTGCTGGCGTTGGTATCTCGGGAGGCGCTAAAGTTGGTGCTGACATTGGAGCGAAGGCGGGAGTTGGTGGTGACGCGTATACAAAGGCAAAAGCCGGTGTAGGTGCTGGTGTTGGGATCTCTGGAGGAGCTAAAGTTGGCGTTGATATCGGAGCGAAGGCTGGAGTTGGTGCTGACGcgaatgcaaatgcaaaagccGGTATAGGTGCTGGAGTTGGTATCTCGGGAGGCGCTAAAGTTGGTGGTGGCATCGGAGTGAATGCTGGAGTTGGTGGTGATGCGAAAGCTAATGCTAATGCTGGCGTCGGCGCAAACGCTAAAGctggtgttggtgctagaattGGTGGTAGTATTGGAGCAAAGGCGGATGTTGGTGGTGATGCAAAAGCGAATGTGGATGCTGGTGCCGCTATCTCTAAAGACGCTAAAATTGATGCTGGTATTTCTAAAGAGGATAAAATCAATGCAAGTATTGGAGGAAATGCAGGTGCTAACGCTAATGCCAGTGTTGGTGCCGGTGTCGGGCTCGGCATtggtgctggtatcacaggaggTGCTAAAGTTGGTGGTGGTATTGGAGCAAATGCCGGTGTTGGTGGAGATGCAAAAGCTAATGCTGATGTTGGTATCAATGCTGGTGCTGGTATTTCTAAAGACGCTAAAATTGGTGCTAGTATCTCTAAAGAAGATAATATCAGTGCCGGTATTGGAGGAAATGCAGGTGTTAATGCTAATGCTGGTattggtgctggtgctggtctTGGTATTGGCGCCGGTATCTTAGGAGGTGCTAAAGTTGGTGGTGGTATTGGAGCAAATGCCGGTGTTGGTGGTGATGCGAAAGCTAATGCTAATACTGGTCTCAACGCTGATGCGGGTATCTCTAAAGACGCAAAAATTGGTGCTAGTATCTCTAAGGAGGATAAAATCAATGCTGGTGTTGGAGGAAATGCAGGTGCTAACGCTAATGCCGGTGTTGGTATCAGTGCCGGTCTCTCAGGAGGTGCTAAAGTTGGTGGTGATATTGGAGCAAATGCCGGTGTTGGTGGTAATGCAAAAGCTAACGCTGATGCTGGTCTCAATGCCGGTGCCGGTATCTCTAAAGAGGATAAAATCAGTGCTGGTATTGGAGGAAATGCAGGTGCTAATGTTAATGCCGGTGTTGGTGCTGGTGTTGGTATCGGTATTGGTGCCGGTATCTCAGGAGGTGCTAAAGTTGGTGGTGGTATTGGAGCAAATGCCGGTGTTGGTGTTGATGCGAAAGCTAATGCTGATGCTGGTCTCAATGCTGGTGCCGGTATCGCTAAATACGATAAAATTGGTGTTGGTATCTCTAAAGAGGATAAAATCAGTGCTGGTATCGGAGGAAATGCAGGTGCTAATGCTAATGCCGGTGTTGGTGTCGGTGCTAATCTCGGTATTGGTGCCAGTATCTCAGGAGGTGCTAAAGTTGGTGGTGGTATTGGAGCAAATGCGGGTGTTGGTGGTGATGCAAAAGCtaatgctgatgctgatgctagTGGAGGTGGAAGTGGAGGTGCTGTTGGAGGACAAGCTGGAGCAAATGCTAATGCTAATGCTAACGCTGGTGCTAACGTTGGTATTGGTGCTAGCAAGCAtattggttttggttttggagCTGGTGGTAGTTTCCATTTCCGTGCATCAGCCAAGGCACACGCAAATGCTAACGCCGCTATTAGTGGATCCGAAGGTTCTAACATAGCTGCTGGAGCTAGTGCGTCGAAGAGTGTTGGTGCTGGTATCGGTGCCGGTGTAGGAGTACACACTGGAATGAACATTGGATTTCACGGAGGAATTGGGGGCAATGCAAATGTTGGTAGTAATGCTGGCATAGGTGCTTCTGGTAAGAAAAACAATGATGTTGAGGAAGAAAAAGGCAAATCGGCTGAAGCTAGCACAAATAAGGAATATGGTTCGGCAAATTAA
- the LOC127765062 gene encoding uncharacterized protein LOC127765062 isoform X6, with amino-acid sequence MANFYSGVLIFSVLLISLWTVTPVLSHSELDYGRRAKNEKTPNDGNDMSKEIGKGEEQHVNQEAADAAVVLKTKEEIAKRTAEHIQSTIGSSRVAIHEKEELLEKTAEVMSHMAGEVSDQLSKVAKEHTKIAVGSIATALKFKQEVLKQAAQRVKDVSEDVHMATKAKQEILQNVAHDMGKVAGDMATSMAKMAEVAAGVAGGAAAGVATGIAGGFAGGARVHVSGGIHANIHISASASAHAKASAAASAGVGAKASKSVSGNVGNNAEEYAGANGNVHGKAKAGISAGFGISAGATVAAGIGANARVGGDAQTNAKAGVGAGVGISGDAKVASGIGAQAGVGADANANAKAGIGAGVGISGGAKVGADIGAKAGVGGNANAKAGVGASVGISGGAKVGAEIGAKAGVGGDVNAKAGIGAGVGISGGAKVGADNGAKAGVGANANANAKAGIGARVGISGGAKVGADIGAKAGVGGDAYTKAKAGVGAGVRISGGAKVAGGIGANAGVGADANANAKAGIGAGVGISGAAKVGADIGVKAGVGDDVNTKAGIGAGVGISGAAKVGADIGAKAGVGGDVNAKAGIGAGVDISGGAKVGTDIGAKAGVGADANANAKAGIGAVAGISSGAKVGADIGAKAGVGADANKKASIGAGVGISGGAKVGADIGAKAGVGAGANANAKAGIGAGAGISGGAKVGADIGAKAGVGADANAKAGIGAGVGISGGAKVGADIGAKAGGGADANANAKAGIGAGVGISGGAKVGADIGAKAGVGGDAYTKAKAGVGAGVGISGGAKVGVDIGAKAGVGADANANAKAGIGAGVGISGGAKVGGGIGVNAGVGGDAKANANAGVGANAKAGVGARIGGSIGAKADVGGDAKANVDAGAAISKDAKIDAGISKEDKINASIGGNAGANANASVGAGVGLGIGAGITGGAKVGGGIGANAGVGGDAKANADVGINAGAGISKDAKIGASISKEDNISAGIGGNAGVNANAGIGAGAGLGIGAGILGGAKVGGGIGANAGVGGDAKANANTGLNADAGISKDAKIGASISKEDKINAGVGGNAGANANAGVGISAGLSGGAKVGGDIGANAGVGGNAKANADAGLNAGAGISKEDKISAGIGGNAGANVNAGVGAGVGIGIGAGISGGAKVGGGIGANAGVGVDAKANADAGLNAGAGIAKYDKIGVGISKEDKISAGIGGNAGANANAGVGVGANLGIGASISGGAKVGGGIGANAGVGGDAKANADADASGGGSGGAVGGQAGANANANANAGANVGIGASKHIGFGFGAGGSFHFRASAKAHANANAAISGSEGSNIAAGASASKSVGAGIGAGVGVHTGMNIGFHGGIGGNANVGSNAGIGASGKKNNDVEEEKGKSAEASTNKEYGSAN; translated from the exons ATGGCGAACTTCTATAGCGGTGTTCTAATCTTCTCTGTGTTGCTCATCTCACTATGGACGGTGACTCCGGTGCTGTCCCATAGTGAGTTGGACTACGGACGCCG GGCGAAGAATGAGAAAACGCCAAATGATGGCAATGATATGAGCAAGGAAATTGGAAAAGGGGAAGAGCAACATGTAAACCAGGAAGCAGCTGATGCTGCTGTTGTCCTAAAGACCAAAGAAGAAATTGCTAAACGTACAGCAGAACACATACAAAGTACCATTGGAAGTTCACGAGTTGCAATACATGAAAAAGAGGAGTTACTAGAGAAAACAGCTGAGGTAATGAGCCATATGGCAGGAGAGGTCTCAGATCAACTCTCTAAAGTAGCAAAGGAACACACGAAGATTGCTGTGGGTAGCATTGCAACTGCACTCAAGTTTAAGCAAGAAGTCCTAAAGCAGGCTGCACAACGTGTGAAGGATGTTTCAGAAGATGTTCATATGGCGACTAAGGCAAAGCAGGAAATCTTGCAAAACGTGGCCCATGATATGGGCAAAGTTGCAGGAGACATGGCAACCAGCATGGCTAAGATGGCTGAGGTTGCAGCAG GAGTGGCTGGTGGTGCAGCGGCAGGAGTAGCTACTGGAATTGCTGGGGGTTTTGCTGGTGGTGCTCGGGTTCATGTATCTGGAGGTATACATGCAAATATTCATATTAGTGCTAGCGCTAGTGCCCATGCTAAAGCTAGTGCGGCTGCAAGTGCTGGGGTTGGAGCTAAAGCGAGTAAAAGTGTCAGTGGCAATGTAGGCAACAACGCAGAAGAATATGCAGGTGCCAACGGTAATGTCCATGGAAAAGCAAAAGCTGGTATCAGTGCTGGTTTTGGTATCTCCGCGGGTGCTACAGTTGCTGCTGGCATAGGAGCGAATGCTAGAGTTGGCGGTGATGCACAGACAAATGCAAAAGCCGGTGTAGGTGCTGGTGTTGGTATATCTGGAGACGCCAAAGTTGCTAGTGGCATTGGAGCGCAGGCGGGAGTTGGTGCTGATGcgaatgcaaatgcaaaagccGGTATAGGTGCTGGTGTTGGTATCTCGGGAGGTGCTAAAGTTGGCGCTGACATCGGAGCGAAGGCAGGAGTTGGTGGTAACGCCAATGCAAAAGCTGGTGTCGGTGCTAGTGTTGGTATCTCGGGAGGTGCTAAAGTTGGCGCTGAGATTGGAGCAAAGGCGGGAGTTGGTGGTGACGTGAATGCAAAAGCCGGTATAGGTGCTGGAGTTGGTATCTCAGGAGGCGCTAAAGTTGGCGCTGACAATGGAGCGAAGGCGGGAGTTGGTGCTAATGcgaatgcaaatgcaaaagccGGTATAGGTGCTAGAGTTGGTATCTCAGGAGGCGCTAAAGTTGGCGCTGACATTGGAGCGAAGGCGGGAGTTGGTGGTGATGCGTATACAAAGGCAAAAGCCGGTGTCGGTGCTGGTGTTAGGATCTCAGGAGGCGCTAAAGTTGCCGGTGGCATTGGAGCGAACGCGGGAGTTGGTGCTGATGcgaatgcaaatgcaaaagccGGTATAGGTGCTGGAGTTGGTATCTCGGGAGCCGCTAAAGTTGGCGCTGACATTGGAGTGAAGGCGGGAGTTGGTGATGACGTGAATACAAAAGCCGGTATAG GTGCTGGAGTTGGTATCTCGGGAGCCGCTAAAGTTGGCGCTGACATTGGAGCGAAAGCGGGAGTTGGTGGTGACGTGAATGCAAAAGCCGGTATAGGTGCTGGTGTTGATATCTCGGGAGGCGCTAAAGTTGGCACTGACATCGGAGCGAAGGCTGGAGTTGGTGCTGATGcgaatgcaaatgcaaaagcTGGTATAGGTGCTGTAGCTGGTATCTCGAGTGGCGCTAAAGTTGGCGCAGATATTGGAGCGAAGGCGGGAGTTGGTGCTGACGCGAATAAAAAAGCTAGTATAGGTGCTGGTGTTGGTATCTCGGGAGGCGCTAAAGTTGGCGCTGATATCGGAGCGAAGGCTGGAGTTGGTGCTGGCGcgaatgcaaatgcaaaagcTGGTATAGGTGCTGGAGCTGGTATCTCGGGAGGCGCTAAAGTTGGTGCAGATATTGGAGCGAAGGCGGGAGTTGGTGCTGACGCGAATGCAAAAGCTGGTATAGGTGCTGGTGTTGGTATCTCGGGAGGTGCTAAAGTTGGCGCTGATATCGGAGCGAAGGCTGGAGGTGGTGCTGacgcaaatgcaaatgcaaaagcTGGTATAGGTGCTGGCGTTGGTATCTCGGGAGGCGCTAAAGTTGGTGCTGACATTGGAGCGAAGGCGGGAGTTGGTGGTGACGCGTATACAAAGGCAAAAGCCGGTGTAGGTGCTGGTGTTGGGATCTCTGGAGGAGCTAAAGTTGGCGTTGATATCGGAGCGAAGGCTGGAGTTGGTGCTGACGcgaatgcaaatgcaaaagccGGTATAGGTGCTGGAGTTGGTATCTCGGGAGGCGCTAAAGTTGGTGGTGGCATCGGAGTGAATGCTGGAGTTGGTGGTGATGCGAAAGCTAATGCTAATGCTGGCGTCGGCGCAAACGCTAAAGctggtgttggtgctagaattGGTGGTAGTATTGGAGCAAAGGCGGATGTTGGTGGTGATGCAAAAGCGAATGTGGATGCTGGTGCCGCTATCTCTAAAGACGCTAAAATTGATGCTGGTATTTCTAAAGAGGATAAAATCAATGCAAGTATTGGAGGAAATGCAGGTGCTAACGCTAATGCCAGTGTTGGTGCCGGTGTCGGGCTCGGCATtggtgctggtatcacaggaggTGCTAAAGTTGGTGGTGGTATTGGAGCAAATGCCGGTGTTGGTGGAGATGCAAAAGCTAATGCTGATGTTGGTATCAATGCTGGTGCTGGTATTTCTAAAGACGCTAAAATTGGTGCTAGTATCTCTAAAGAAGATAATATCAGTGCCGGTATTGGAGGAAATGCAGGTGTTAATGCTAATGCTGGTattggtgctggtgctggtctTGGTATTGGCGCCGGTATCTTAGGAGGTGCTAAAGTTGGTGGTGGTATTGGAGCAAATGCCGGTGTTGGTGGTGATGCGAAAGCTAATGCTAATACTGGTCTCAACGCTGATGCGGGTATCTCTAAAGACGCAAAAATTGGTGCTAGTATCTCTAAGGAGGATAAAATCAATGCTGGTGTTGGAGGAAATGCAGGTGCTAACGCTAATGCCGGTGTTGGTATCAGTGCCGGTCTCTCAGGAGGTGCTAAAGTTGGTGGTGATATTGGAGCAAATGCCGGTGTTGGTGGTAATGCAAAAGCTAACGCTGATGCTGGTCTCAATGCCGGTGCCGGTATCTCTAAAGAGGATAAAATCAGTGCTGGTATTGGAGGAAATGCAGGTGCTAATGTTAATGCCGGTGTTGGTGCTGGTGTTGGTATCGGTATTGGTGCCGGTATCTCAGGAGGTGCTAAAGTTGGTGGTGGTATTGGAGCAAATGCCGGTGTTGGTGTTGATGCGAAAGCTAATGCTGATGCTGGTCTCAATGCTGGTGCCGGTATCGCTAAATACGATAAAATTGGTGTTGGTATCTCTAAAGAGGATAAAATCAGTGCTGGTATCGGAGGAAATGCAGGTGCTAATGCTAATGCCGGTGTTGGTGTCGGTGCTAATCTCGGTATTGGTGCCAGTATCTCAGGAGGTGCTAAAGTTGGTGGTGGTATTGGAGCAAATGCGGGTGTTGGTGGTGATGCAAAAGCtaatgctgatgctgatgctagTGGAGGTGGAAGTGGAGGTGCTGTTGGAGGACAAGCTGGAGCAAATGCTAATGCTAATGCTAACGCTGGTGCTAACGTTGGTATTGGTGCTAGCAAGCAtattggttttggttttggagCTGGTGGTAGTTTCCATTTCCGTGCATCAGCCAAGGCACACGCAAATGCTAACGCCGCTATTAGTGGATCCGAAGGTTCTAACATAGCTGCTGGAGCTAGTGCGTCGAAGAGTGTTGGTGCTGGTATCGGTGCCGGTGTAGGAGTACACACTGGAATGAACATTGGATTTCACGGAGGAATTGGGGGCAATGCAAATGTTGGTAGTAATGCTGGCATAGGTGCTTCTGGTAAGAAAAACAATGATGTTGAGGAAGAAAAAGGCAAATCGGCTGAAGCTAGCACAAATAAGGAATATGGTTCGGCAAATTAA